In Rhodothermales bacterium, the DNA window CCGGTCTTTTTGAGGGCCTGGCGTGGCTTACGCAGTGGGTAAATATCGGCGGCACCCTCGGCTCGCACCCCGCCATCACGGTGTCGGGTGTCGTACTCGGGATGATCCTGACGAAGAGCTCACCGATCGAGTCTGACGGTGCACGAATCAAATGGGGGCTTCTGTACGGCGCAGGCCTGGCACTCGCCGGCCACCTCCTGCACGCCATGGCCGACATAGACCAGGCCTTCATCATCAACAAGATCTTCGCCACGCCGCCGTGGTGCCTGTGGACTTCGGCTATCACGGCGTGGATCTGGGTCGCCCTCTATTGGTTGATCGACGTGCGAAGATGGAACCGATGGACCATCGTCGTAGAGCCTGCCGGACAGAACTCACTGTTCGCGTATATCCTGGCGCCAATTCTGTATGCGGCATTTGCGCTCATCGACTCCATGACCGGCGTAAATCCCTACGCGATGCTGGGCCAGAGTTTTGCCGTCGGCTTCTGGCGCGCGCTCATCTTTGCATTCGCTATGACGTGGCTTGCCGGGGCTCTGCGGCATGTCGGAATACGATTGAAGCTCTGAACCCGGGCTCAGATCGGACACCTAGTTTCGCGCCGTGGCTCCGATGGGACCTCGGCGGACCTACCGCAGCTTCGTAAGTGCACGTGTGTCGGTGACGGTGCCTGTCTGCAGTCGGCAGAAATAGACGCCGCTAGCCGCGGCCGAGCCATCTGCCAGCTTGCCGTCCCATTCCACTGTGTAATTCCCCGCCGGAAGCTGTCCCGTGAGAAGAGTCCGCAGCCGTCTTCCTTGAAGGTCATATATCGAGATTTCGATGGCCTCCGTCTTTGACCTCGACGGCACGGCAAAGCCGAGAACAGTAGACTCCGTGAACGGATTGGGATAGCCGCTCAAGATCGCCGCTCTATCGGGCGAATCAGGCAGCGCGGGGTCCGGTTCGATGCCCGTCACCAGTACGGATGCCTCACCACGAGACGCGCCTTCCGAGTTCGCCAGATAGAGGTTCACGTAGTCCGGCCTGAACGAAGGAGTGGCCGAGTATGCGGTCTGCCACGCCTCATCCGTCAGACGCAAGAAGTTCGTGCTCACGTGCTCGTAATAACTCATGACGGGACCGACAAACGCCACTGGTCCTACTGCAGGAAGGTCAGCGGTAACAACGGCCATGTCGAGCGGACCAGTCCCTGCATGCATTACCCACCCCACCAGATTGCCGGCGGCATCGGTTGGAGCCGTATGGATGTCTGCAACAACCAGATCCTTCTCGAGCGACTGATCGGGTCCCCCGAAGAACAGCGTAGTGTACCATCCGTCGACCTGTGGTCCACAGGTGAACTCCTGACGAATCATCTGCTTCAGGAACTCGGCCTCGGTCGGGCTGATCGTCTCACCGCCCAGTTCCTTGCGCGCTATGCCGGCGAGCTTGTCGGTGATCTCCGCGAAATTCCGGAAGAACGGAACAATTCTATCAGTCGGCCACCCGCCGAAGTCGAACGTGGAGAACCGGTCTGCGGCATCTGTCGCGAGCAAACTCATTCGATCAAAAAAACCGGGAATCGGCTCGACGTAACTG includes these proteins:
- a CDS encoding DUF3160 domain-containing protein, producing the protein FSLGNDAAGQLLVPEIQDWGYGRQLAALRYLIDAYDDSFWRETIYNGWLDGIRELNPPDDRTGLPAFMQTAAWWQQKMSTQLAGWAQLRHDNLLYAKQSYTGGIICEYPYSYVEPIPGFFDRMSLLATDAADRFSTFDFGGWPTDRIVPFFRNFAEITDKLAGIARKELGGETISPTEAEFLKQMIRQEFTCGPQVDGWYTTLFFGGPDQSLEKDLVVADIHTAPTDAAGNLVGWVMHAGTGPLDMAVVTADLPAVGPVAFVGPVMSYYEHVSTNFLRLTDEAWQTAYSATPSFRPDYVNLYLANSEGASRGEASVLVTGIEPDPALPDSPDRAAILSGYPNPFTESTVLGFAVPSRSKTEAIEISIYDLQGRRLRTLLTGQLPAGNYTVEWDGKLADGSAAASGVYFCRLQTGTVTDTRALTKLR